In Athalia rosae chromosome 6, iyAthRosa1.1, whole genome shotgun sequence, one DNA window encodes the following:
- the LOC105683212 gene encoding uncharacterized protein LOC105683212 — protein sequence MDGGRQSKVKRAARRSREIEFELAKLYKKFPCLWMTDSPTYEDLEGRYAAYSRIVEALRPRFGNLSLPTVVYKIRDLRYRYCVELTKIERAAVSGVNYTPNVPWFPVMRSFLDLRFRTEEIEDPPQSSDELFSSNDGDDEAQMKIPNDYNDYDGTRLTPSMCRTIYDNRLKIGDSKSTVGESEELGNDREVEAGAPVAAVENRVEVCIGDRAWGEISKIKYHSANEFTGRGSSPLGESPSESAAGFGKKSSDAPSVIPVVDDHRDHRKTLLRNEVTLRPAGTEFDEFEAFGTSVGSQLKRLEPSLVAKLEVKILLILNEERSRCARL from the exons ATGGACGGTGGAAGACAATCAAAAGTAAAGCGCGCCGCCCGTAGGTCCcgagaaattgaatttgagTTGGCGAAGCTTTACAAAAAGTTTCCCTGCTTATGGATGACCGATTCTCCGACCTACGAAGACCTCGAAGGTCGGTACGCGGCCTACTCGAGAATCGTCGAAGCTCTGCGGCCGAGGTTTGGAAATCTATCGCTTCCGACGGTCGTCTACAAAATCCGCGACCTCCGTTACAG ATACTGCGTGGAGTTAACAAAAATCGAGAGGGCGGCCGTCTCCGGAGTAAATTACACACCGAACGTCCCTTGGTTTCCGGTTATGCGTAGCTTTCTCGACCTCCGGTTCAGGACCGAGGAGATCGAGGACCCCCCTCAG AGCTCCGACGAATTATTCAGCAGcaacgacggcgacgacgaagCGCAGATGAAAATTCCCAACGACTACAACGACTACGACGGTACCCGACTGACTCCGTCCATGTGCCGAACAATTTATGACAACCGTCTAAAAATAGGGGACAGCAAAAGCACCGTCGGGGAATCCGAGGAATTGGGTAATGATCGCGAAGTAGAAGCGGGAGCGCCGGTGGCCGCCGTGGAAAACCGCGTCGAGGTCTGCATCGGTGATCGGGCGTGgggagaaatttcaaaaattaaatatcattCGGCGAACGAATTTACCGGGAGGGGATCATCCCCCCTCGGTGAATCTCCCTCCGAATCAGCGGCgggattcggaaaaaaatcaagcgacGCGCCCTCCGTAATTCCTGTTGTCGACGATCACCGGGACCACCGAAAAACGTTGCTTCGAAACGAAGTTACGCTCCGTCCTGCCGGTACCGAATTCGACGAGTTCGAGGCCTTCGGGACGAGCGTCGGAAGCCAGTTGAAGAGACTGGAGCCTTCGCTGGTCGCGAAGCTGGAGGTGAAAATTCTTCTGATCTTGAACGAGGAGAGAAGTAGGTGCGCGCGGCTGTAA
- the LOC105683206 gene encoding OPA3-like protein has product MSPTHMPVLNLLNQFLKQVSGPMSSRIVEYAKAHPVFRRYFLVLPGRWFHAVDLKIRKDVLENKRGKEKRGKDRRVDDDTAIDVGAKLMSEGIIFLIAGLGVMAEVTRSGRNSASRDKVKREQMEKLIGKKDEISLALEKQAHMINKLEKLVDEYTGLTAKTASPEDGKKNE; this is encoded by the exons ATGTCACCGACGCACATGCCGGTCTTGAACCTGCTCAATCAATTTCTGAAACAAGTCTCAGGGCCCATGTCTTCGAGGATCGTCGAGTACGCGAAGGCTCACCCCGTCTTCAGACGCTACTTTCTCGTACTTCCGGGCCGGTGGTTTCACGCGGTGGATCTAAAAATTAGGAAAGACGTGCTCGAGAATAAAAGAGGGAAGGAGAAACGCGGAAAGGATAGGCGAGTCGACGACGATACCGCGATTGACGTTGGCGCGAAACTCATGAGCGAG GGGATAATATTCCTGATCGCCGGATTGGGAGTGATGGCCGAGGTGACGCGAAGCGGTAGAAATTCGGCGTCGAGGGACAAGGTGAAGAGGGAACAGATGGAGAAGCTGATcgggaaaaaagacgaaatatCGTTAGCTCTGGAAAAACAGGCGCACATGATTAACAAGCTGGAGAAACTGGTCGACGAGTACACCGGACTCACCGCGAAAACCGCGTCCCCCgaggatgggaaaaaaaacgagtag